From a single Sphingobium sp. genomic region:
- a CDS encoding CTP synthase: MARYIFITGGVVSSLGKGLMAASLAALLQARGYKVRIRKFDPYLNVDPGTMSPYQHGEVYVTDDGAETDLDLGHYERFTGVSARQSDNVTSGRIYRDIIAKERRGDYLGATVQVIPHVTNEIKAFAQADTDGLDFVLCEIGGTVGDIESLPFIEAIRQMRNELGREQTVFVHVTLVPYIAAAGELKTKPTQHSVKELTALGVQPDILLCRCEHPLPEGERAKIAAFCNVRKEAVIPALDAKSIYAVPLQYHAEGLDYEVLRAFGITPGIAPDLRRWEDILDRQQNPEGEVTIGVVGKYVGLADAYKSLNEALAHGGFANRVKVNIKWIDAELFEKADSDIAAALEPMHAILVPGGFGERGSEGKIAAVRFARERKVPFFGICLGMQMACIEGARNTAGIAKASSTEFGQTDEPVVGIITEWMTEEGLQTREAGGDLGGTMRLGAYDAQLTGNSHVAGVYGTSAISERHRHRYEVNAAYREALEKGGLIFSGMSPDGLLPEIVERPDHPWFIGVQFHPELKSKPFDPHPLFASFIAAAVEQSRLV; this comes from the coding sequence ATGGCGCGGTATATTTTCATCACCGGCGGCGTGGTCTCCTCGCTTGGCAAAGGTTTAATGGCTGCTTCTTTGGCGGCCCTTTTGCAGGCGCGTGGCTACAAAGTCCGCATTCGTAAATTTGATCCCTATCTCAATGTCGATCCGGGCACGATGTCGCCCTATCAGCATGGCGAAGTCTATGTGACTGACGACGGGGCGGAAACCGACCTCGATCTTGGCCATTATGAACGCTTTACGGGCGTTTCGGCGCGGCAGTCGGACAATGTGACATCGGGGCGAATCTATCGCGATATCATCGCAAAGGAACGGCGTGGCGACTATCTGGGCGCGACCGTGCAGGTCATTCCGCATGTCACGAACGAGATAAAGGCATTCGCCCAGGCCGATACTGACGGCCTTGATTTCGTGCTGTGCGAGATCGGTGGAACTGTGGGCGATATCGAATCGCTACCGTTCATTGAGGCGATCCGTCAGATGCGCAACGAACTGGGACGCGAGCAGACGGTTTTCGTCCATGTCACGCTCGTGCCCTACATCGCTGCCGCTGGTGAGCTTAAGACGAAGCCCACCCAGCATAGCGTCAAGGAACTCACCGCGCTTGGCGTGCAACCTGATATCCTGCTTTGCCGCTGCGAACATCCGCTGCCCGAGGGCGAGCGCGCGAAGATCGCAGCCTTTTGCAATGTGCGCAAAGAAGCCGTCATCCCTGCGCTGGATGCGAAATCCATTTATGCCGTGCCGCTTCAATATCATGCAGAAGGGCTCGACTATGAAGTCTTGCGTGCCTTTGGCATCACGCCAGGCATCGCGCCGGATCTGCGCCGTTGGGAAGATATTCTGGACCGGCAGCAAAATCCTGAAGGCGAAGTCACCATCGGTGTTGTCGGCAAATATGTCGGGCTGGCAGATGCCTATAAATCACTGAACGAGGCCTTGGCGCATGGCGGGTTTGCCAACCGGGTCAAGGTCAACATCAAATGGATCGATGCCGAACTCTTTGAAAAGGCCGATAGTGACATTGCGGCCGCGCTTGAGCCGATGCACGCGATCCTCGTCCCCGGCGGCTTTGGTGAGCGTGGTTCGGAAGGTAAGATTGCCGCTGTCCGTTTCGCCCGCGAACGCAAGGTGCCCTTTTTCGGCATTTGCCTGGGGATGCAGATGGCCTGTATCGAGGGTGCGCGGAACACCGCCGGCATAGCGAAGGCATCGAGCACCGAATTCGGCCAGACCGACGAACCTGTGGTCGGCATCATCACCGAATGGATGACCGAGGAAGGCCTGCAAACACGCGAAGCGGGCGGGGATCTGGGCGGCACGATGCGGCTCGGCGCCTATGACGCGCAGCTTACCGGAAACAGCCATGTGGCAGGGGTTTATGGCACCAGCGCCATTTCAGAACGTCACCGCCACCGTTATGAGGTGAACGCCGCCTATCGTGAGGCGCTGGAAAAGGGCGGTTTGATTTTCTCCGGCATGTCGCCTGATGGCCTGTTGCCCGAAATTGTCGAGCGCCCCGACCATCCATGGTTTATCGGCGTGCAGTTCCACCCCGAACTCAAGTCAAAACCCTTTGATCCGCACCCGCTGTTTGCAAGCTTCATCGCTGCGGCGGTTGAACAGAGCCGACTGGTCTGA
- a CDS encoding Hsp20 family protein, which produces MTRFDFTPYRRTTVGFDRLFDLLENTRAAQGDNYPPFNIERTSDTEYLVTIAVAGFKPDEIDITAQENLLVVAGKKQLDGNDNRDFLHLGIANRNFERRFQLADHVFVKAADLADGLLTVHLEREVPEQLKPRKISIGSSTPTLVEQGSDKQAGEAA; this is translated from the coding sequence ATGACACGTTTTGACTTCACGCCCTATCGCCGCACAACCGTCGGCTTCGACCGCCTGTTCGATCTTTTGGAAAATACGCGCGCCGCGCAGGGCGATAATTACCCGCCGTTCAACATCGAGCGGACCTCCGATACCGAATATCTGGTCACGATTGCCGTTGCCGGCTTCAAGCCCGACGAGATCGACATCACTGCGCAGGAAAATCTGCTGGTCGTTGCCGGCAAGAAACAGCTGGATGGCAATGACAACCGCGATTTCCTGCACCTTGGCATTGCCAACCGCAATTTCGAGCGCCGTTTCCAGCTGGCAGATCATGTTTTTGTGAAAGCGGCAGACCTTGCCGACGGGCTGTTGACAGTTCACCTTGAGCGCGAAGTTCCCGAGCAGCTTAAGCCGCGCAAAATCTCCATCGGATCTTCAACGCCAACGCTTGTCGAGCAAGGCAGTGACAAGCAAGCTGGCGAAGCTGCCTGA
- a CDS encoding lipoprotein-releasing ABC transporter permease subunit, producing the protein MILNRYERMIARRYVLPGKGEGFIFLVATISLVAVALGVAALIIVMSVMNGFRAELFDKIVGLNGHAVVQGYGGRLNDWRDVLKEVRATPGVTEASPLIEQPLLATHEGRVEAILARGMQVSDIRSNPTLKGKTVAGDMRLLQPGSERVAIGSRLAQNLGARVGQRLTIINPAGRTTPFGTVPREISYEIAAVFEVGVYDYDKAFVIMPIEDAQILMLMGDQIGMIELTTTDADRVNDILAPLQPKIADRALIVDWKSMNASLFEALAIERVAMFIVLSIIVLVAVFNILSSLIMLVRAKTRDIAILRTMGASRQSLLKIFVTVGLLIGAAGTAAGMALGFIFLFFRQSIVAAIQFVTGLELWDPSIRFLTELPSRTDPFEVLAICGLALFFSFLATLYPAFKAAGTDPVQVLRYE; encoded by the coding sequence ATGATCCTCAATCGTTATGAACGCATGATTGCAAGGCGTTATGTGCTGCCGGGCAAGGGCGAAGGCTTCATCTTCCTCGTCGCCACGATCAGCCTTGTCGCTGTCGCACTCGGCGTTGCCGCGCTCATTATCGTGATGAGCGTGATGAACGGTTTTCGCGCCGAATTGTTTGACAAGATCGTCGGGCTAAACGGCCATGCCGTGGTCCAGGGCTATGGCGGTCGGCTGAACGATTGGCGCGACGTGTTGAAAGAGGTTCGGGCAACGCCGGGCGTGACCGAAGCCTCGCCGCTGATCGAACAGCCACTATTGGCGACGCATGAGGGGCGGGTCGAGGCCATTCTTGCCCGCGGCATGCAGGTTTCGGATATACGCTCCAATCCCACGTTGAAGGGCAAGACAGTGGCAGGCGACATGCGGCTGTTGCAACCGGGCAGCGAACGTGTCGCCATTGGCTCCCGGTTGGCGCAGAATCTTGGTGCGCGCGTCGGGCAAAGGCTGACGATCATCAATCCTGCAGGCCGAACAACGCCCTTTGGCACGGTTCCGCGCGAGATATCCTATGAAATTGCCGCTGTCTTTGAGGTCGGCGTCTATGACTATGACAAAGCCTTTGTCATCATGCCGATCGAGGATGCGCAGATATTGATGTTGATGGGTGACCAGATCGGGATGATCGAACTGACGACCACCGATGCCGATAGGGTGAATGATATATTGGCGCCGTTGCAGCCCAAGATAGCCGACCGGGCGTTGATCGTCGATTGGAAGAGCATGAACGCCTCCCTGTTCGAGGCATTGGCGATTGAGCGGGTAGCGATGTTCATTGTGCTGTCGATCATCGTGCTGGTTGCGGTGTTCAACATCCTGTCGTCGCTGATCATGCTGGTGCGTGCCAAGACCCGCGATATTGCAATCCTACGCACCATGGGTGCCTCACGTCAGTCGCTGCTCAAGATTTTCGTGACCGTTGGCCTGCTCATCGGTGCAGCGGGAACGGCAGCGGGCATGGCCCTTGGTTTTATTTTCCTGTTTTTCCGCCAGTCGATCGTGGCTGCAATCCAGTTTGTGACGGGGCTGGAATTATGGGATCCGTCGATCCGTTTCCTCACCGAACTGCCATCGCGCACCGACCCGTTTGAGGTGCTGGCGATTTGTGGCCTCGCGCTTTTCTTTAGCTTCCTTGCAACGCTCTATCCTGCGTTTAAGGCCGCCGGAACCGATCCTGTGCAGGTGCTTCGTTATGAATAA
- a CDS encoding ABC transporter ATP-binding protein, with translation MNKTVAEMRDVRRSFTQGEVTIEVLRGVNLSIREGELVALLGPSGTGKSTLLQALGLLEGGFTGSIMIDGEEMRDAGPDRATIVRREKLGFVYQFHHLLPDFDAFENVLLPQLIAGVDPEEAGTRARELLSTLGLGARLEHRPSKLSGGEQQRVAVARALANKPRLVLADEPTGNLDEHTADIVLGEFMGLVREQGSAALVATHNERLAAKMDRIVRLHDGILA, from the coding sequence ATGAATAAGACTGTCGCAGAAATGCGCGATGTCCGGCGCAGTTTCACCCAGGGCGAGGTGACGATCGAGGTGCTGCGCGGCGTCAATCTGTCGATCCGGGAGGGCGAATTGGTCGCCTTGCTCGGGCCTTCGGGGACAGGCAAATCGACACTTTTGCAAGCATTGGGGCTGCTCGAGGGCGGCTTTACCGGGTCGATCATGATTGACGGAGAGGAAATGCGCGACGCAGGCCCCGACCGGGCGACCATCGTGCGCCGGGAAAAGTTGGGCTTTGTTTATCAGTTCCACCATTTGCTGCCCGATTTCGATGCCTTCGAAAATGTCCTGCTGCCGCAACTGATTGCAGGCGTTGATCCGGAAGAAGCCGGCACCCGTGCTCGAGAACTATTGTCGACATTGGGGCTTGGAGCGCGGCTGGAGCATCGGCCTTCGAAACTTTCCGGCGGTGAGCAACAGCGCGTGGCCGTGGCTCGCGCCCTTGCCAACAAGCCCCGGCTTGTGCTGGCGGATGAACCGACCGGAAATCTGGACGAACATACCGCCGATATCGTGCTGGGTGAATTTATGGGTCTTGTGCGGGAACAGGGCTCAGCCGCGCTGGTCGCGACGCACAATGAACGGCTGGCAGCCAAGATGGACCGGATCGTCCGGTTGCATGACGGCATTCTGGCATAA
- a CDS encoding glutathione peroxidase, which produces MNVHDFTVDMPGGGKQDMSAYKGKVLLLVNTASKCGFTPQYKGLEELHRKYADKGLVVMAFPCNQFGAQEPGDEEEIKNFCSLTYDVSFPLAKKVDVNGDAADPLWKHLKDQQAGLLGTRAIKWNFTKFLVDADGKVVGRYGPQVAPTALEKDIQRLLG; this is translated from the coding sequence ATGAACGTTCATGATTTCACGGTCGATATGCCCGGCGGGGGCAAGCAGGATATGTCCGCCTATAAGGGCAAGGTTCTTCTGCTGGTAAACACGGCATCTAAATGCGGCTTCACCCCGCAATATAAGGGGCTGGAAGAACTGCACCGCAAATATGCCGATAAGGGGTTGGTCGTCATGGCCTTTCCCTGCAACCAGTTTGGTGCGCAGGAACCCGGCGATGAAGAAGAGATTAAGAATTTCTGCTCGCTCACTTATGATGTCAGCTTTCCGCTCGCCAAAAAGGTTGACGTCAATGGCGATGCTGCCGACCCGTTGTGGAAACATCTGAAAGACCAGCAGGCGGGGCTGTTGGGCACCCGCGCGATCAAGTGGAATTTCACCAAATTCCTTGTCGATGCCGATGGCAAAGTAGTGGGCCGCTATGGTCCGCAGGTTGCGCCGACTGCACTTGAAAAGGATATCCAGCGCTTGCTGGGCTGA
- the dnaE gene encoding DNA polymerase III subunit alpha, with product MAFAPFVPLRVFSAYTMLEGAIEPKAIGKYAKGLGFPAVAVTDRNGLYGVMPFEDGCRGVGVQPIMGLMLGVARPPEYSGGQAVRDWIALYAQNEVGYQNLCRLTSFAHLESPTDGEAQIRFSQLEDHVDGLIALTAGGEGALARLFADGQLDSAAEYCTRLEQLFPGRLYIEIARRGNAVEDAAEEALIALAYERGLPLVATNPACFAEPDFYPAHDAMLCISDGEYVENSDRRKSCPHAWIKTWQQMSELFADVPEALANTLVVAQRCGVGAPKRKPILPSLAGDRAAEDAQLRRDAREGLIARLDHAGIAAEDARKPYFERLDFECDVICSMGFPGYFLIVADFIKWAKAHDIAVGPGRGSGAGSVVAWALTITDLDPLQLGLLFERFLNPERVSMPDFDIDFCETRRGEVIRYVQEKYGTGQVAQIITFGKLKARAVLRDTGRVLQMSYGQVDRLCKLVPNHPTDPWDLERALGGVPELREEYRRDEQVKRLFDLAMKLEGLPRHSSTHAAGVVIGDRPLSELVPLYRDPRSDMPVTQFDMKFVEAAGLVKFDFLGLKTLSVLQKAAQMLAKRGIIIEYDKLTLDDTATYELLQSGDTVGVFQLESEGMRRTLAAVRPTNFGDIIALVSLYRPGPMDNIPMFGRRKNGEEKIEYPHPLLEGILAETYGIFVYQEQVMQAAQILAGYSLGGADLLRRAMGKKIKSEMDEQRTIFVKGCAEHNDIDATKANELFDLIDKFAGYGFNKSHAAAYALLSYHTGWLKRHHPEAFYAASMCFDMHQTDKLAIFVDDMRRLGTACLPPSLNHSEAEFSIEESDAGLAVRYALAGLKNVGEKAMEGLAAERVANGPYRDLDDFANRTDPSQINRRSLENLVSAGTFDAFESNRASLFTGIDTILATAQAARDQRESGQGGLFGGDASVGVGQMRFSNAEKWSVAETMEHEREAFGFYFAAHPISQFTQIANSHGAQSYLEIIDCGPIPEGSRKSGTMAAMVQAVKWRESRRGNRFVQAEFSDSSGQFQASCFDEGVCASLAEWAKSGECILLTVEMDLPSGEEIPRIAVRSAKPLAGLVANTQFKMLLEVEHVDVFARLQQLILPLNGGRGEVVARTKLPDGVTADIVLGRKFRLDVELVDKVKGIEGVSHVELAPIKPHLMSVR from the coding sequence ATGGCTTTCGCACCCTTCGTCCCGTTGCGGGTTTTTTCCGCTTACACCATGCTCGAAGGTGCGATTGAACCAAAGGCAATCGGCAAATATGCCAAGGGTCTAGGCTTTCCCGCTGTTGCGGTCACCGATCGTAACGGTCTTTACGGGGTGATGCCTTTTGAGGATGGCTGCCGCGGGGTTGGCGTGCAGCCGATCATGGGCTTGATGCTCGGCGTGGCCCGCCCGCCCGAATATAGCGGCGGTCAGGCGGTGCGCGATTGGATCGCGCTTTATGCGCAGAATGAGGTCGGATACCAGAATCTGTGCAGACTTACGTCGTTCGCGCATCTTGAAAGCCCGACCGACGGCGAAGCCCAGATCCGTTTTTCACAGCTGGAAGACCATGTTGATGGGCTGATCGCGTTGACCGCTGGCGGCGAAGGTGCGCTCGCCCGGCTGTTCGCCGATGGCCAGCTGGATAGCGCAGCCGAATATTGTACCCGGCTTGAACAACTGTTCCCCGGGCGGCTTTATATCGAGATTGCACGGCGCGGTAATGCGGTTGAAGACGCGGCCGAAGAGGCATTGATCGCGCTGGCCTATGAACGCGGCCTCCCTTTGGTTGCGACCAACCCTGCATGTTTTGCAGAGCCTGATTTCTACCCTGCGCATGACGCCATGCTCTGCATTTCCGACGGCGAATATGTTGAAAATAGCGATCGCCGCAAAAGCTGCCCCCACGCCTGGATAAAGACTTGGCAGCAAATGTCGGAATTGTTCGCCGACGTGCCAGAGGCGTTGGCCAATACATTGGTCGTGGCGCAGCGATGCGGAGTCGGCGCGCCGAAGCGCAAACCTATTTTGCCCAGCCTTGCCGGTGATCGCGCGGCGGAGGATGCGCAGTTGCGCCGGGATGCGCGTGAAGGGCTGATTGCTCGACTGGATCACGCCGGCATAGCCGCGGAGGATGCCCGAAAGCCTTATTTTGAACGGCTCGATTTCGAATGCGACGTCATCTGTTCGATGGGCTTTCCGGGCTATTTTCTGATTGTTGCCGATTTCATCAAATGGGCCAAGGCACATGATATTGCTGTGGGTCCGGGGCGCGGTTCAGGCGCAGGTTCGGTGGTGGCATGGGCGCTGACGATCACTGATCTTGATCCGCTGCAACTGGGATTGCTGTTCGAACGCTTTCTCAATCCCGAACGTGTGTCGATGCCCGACTTCGATATCGACTTTTGTGAAACGCGGCGCGGCGAAGTGATCCGTTATGTGCAGGAAAAATATGGCACGGGGCAGGTCGCGCAGATCATCACCTTCGGTAAGCTGAAGGCGCGTGCCGTGCTGCGCGATACTGGCCGCGTATTGCAGATGAGCTATGGCCAGGTCGACCGGTTGTGCAAATTGGTGCCAAACCACCCGACCGATCCGTGGGATCTGGAACGCGCCTTGGGCGGCGTTCCGGAACTTCGTGAAGAATATCGCCGCGATGAGCAGGTGAAGCGTCTGTTCGACCTTGCGATGAAATTGGAAGGGCTGCCGCGGCACAGTTCCACCCATGCTGCAGGCGTGGTGATCGGTGACCGCCCCTTGTCAGAACTGGTGCCGCTCTATCGCGATCCGCGGTCCGATATGCCGGTGACGCAGTTTGACATGAAATTTGTAGAGGCGGCGGGGCTCGTAAAGTTCGACTTTCTTGGGCTCAAGACGCTGTCGGTGCTGCAAAAGGCGGCACAGATGCTGGCGAAACGCGGCATCATCATAGAATATGACAAGCTGACGCTCGACGATACCGCGACCTATGAATTGCTGCAATCGGGCGATACCGTCGGTGTGTTCCAGCTTGAATCCGAGGGTATGCGGCGCACGCTGGCGGCGGTACGGCCGACCAATTTCGGGGACATTATTGCGCTCGTCTCCCTTTATCGTCCGGGTCCGATGGACAATATCCCGATGTTCGGCCGTCGCAAAAATGGCGAGGAGAAGATCGAATATCCGCATCCGCTTCTCGAAGGCATATTAGCGGAAACCTATGGCATCTTTGTTTATCAGGAACAGGTGATGCAGGCCGCGCAGATCCTTGCCGGCTATTCGCTGGGCGGTGCAGATTTGCTGCGCCGCGCGATGGGCAAGAAGATCAAGTCCGAGATGGACGAGCAGCGTACGATCTTCGTCAAAGGCTGCGCCGAGCATAATGATATCGATGCGACCAAAGCGAACGAGCTTTTTGACTTGATCGACAAGTTTGCAGGCTATGGTTTCAACAAGTCGCACGCGGCGGCCTATGCGCTATTATCTTATCACACCGGTTGGTTGAAACGGCATCATCCAGAAGCATTTTACGCAGCCTCAATGTGTTTCGATATGCACCAGACTGACAAGCTGGCGATATTTGTCGACGACATGCGCCGGTTGGGAACTGCGTGCCTGCCACCCTCGCTCAACCATAGCGAGGCGGAATTCAGCATAGAGGAAAGTGATGCCGGGCTTGCTGTGCGCTATGCGCTGGCCGGCCTCAAAAATGTCGGCGAAAAGGCGATGGAGGGTTTGGCGGCTGAGCGCGTGGCCAACGGACCCTATCGTGATCTTGATGATTTTGCCAACCGGACCGACCCTTCGCAGATCAACCGGCGAAGCCTTGAAAACCTTGTATCAGCCGGCACCTTTGATGCGTTTGAATCCAACCGTGCATCACTTTTCACGGGGATCGACACAATCCTTGCGACCGCACAGGCGGCTCGGGACCAGCGCGAAAGCGGGCAGGGCGGTCTGTTTGGCGGCGATGCTTCTGTTGGTGTAGGGCAGATGCGGTTTTCCAATGCCGAAAAATGGAGCGTCGCAGAAACTATGGAGCATGAGCGCGAGGCGTTCGGCTTTTACTTTGCGGCCCACCCGATCTCTCAGTTCACCCAGATTGCCAACAGTCATGGTGCGCAAAGCTATCTTGAAATTATCGACTGCGGCCCGATCCCGGAAGGCAGCCGCAAATCTGGAACAATGGCTGCGATGGTACAAGCGGTAAAATGGCGCGAATCGCGCCGCGGCAACCGCTTTGTTCAGGCCGAATTTTCAGATAGCAGCGGCCAGTTTCAGGCGAGCTGTTTCGATGAGGGCGTATGCGCCAGCCTTGCCGAATGGGCAAAGAGCGGTGAATGCATTTTGCTGACGGTTGAAATGGACCTGCCTTCAGGTGAGGAAATTCCTCGCATTGCCGTGCGCAGCGCAAAGCCGCTGGCGGGTCTTGTCGCCAACACCCAGTTCAAGATGTTGCTGGAGGTTGAGCATGTCGATGTCTTTGCCCGGCTGCAGCAATTGATCCTGCCTTTGAACGGCGGGCGCGGCGAAGTGGTGGCGCGGACGAAATTGCCGGATGGGGTGACCGCCGATATTGTGCTTGGCCGCAAATTCCGTCTTGACGTGGAACTGGTCGACAAGGTGAAAGGGATTGAGGGAGTCAGCCATGTCGAGCTGGCGCCGATCAAGCCGCATTTAATGAGTGTTCGCTAA
- a CDS encoding long-chain fatty acid--CoA ligase, whose translation MLGGMQDWDLRVSHLIDYAAREHGTREIVTRWSDGRIERTNWAGVAGEARRMAQAFVAMGIKPADRIATFAMNHHRHLAAWYGAIGCGGVIHTVNVRLFDEDLIYIMNHAEDRVLMYDAMFQPIIDRLKPHLKTVEHYIVFDSPEYEALIAAQDGNFDWVWGDERDPCMLCYTSGTTGNPKGVLYQHRSTMLHAMAEVAPTIFSLAMTSALLPIVPMFHAASWGLPFAGALAGVKFVFSTTNEAAVLHQLMLEEGITHSAGVPTVWLAMFQHLDAEQAAGRRSDLGKLQLVTIGGTAAPRMMIERLMKQGVRVSHAWGMTETSPIGTMGAPIPGWDEMNLDQQIDVVSKQGKIPFGVELRVIDKDGNVAPRDGKTEGALQIRGPWVIKRYFKAEADATDADQWFDTGDVSVIHPDGTMQITDRVKDVIKSGGEWISSVELENAAVGCPGVAQAAAIGVYHPKWDERPIIVAVKKPGSDSLTEGDVIDYLKERIAKWWLPDEVHFVDSMPITGTGKIQKAELRKLYKDYKLRSLG comes from the coding sequence ATGTTAGGTGGAATGCAGGACTGGGATCTTAGGGTCTCCCATCTGATAGATTATGCCGCGCGGGAGCATGGCACGCGCGAGATTGTGACGCGCTGGTCGGACGGCCGGATCGAACGTACCAATTGGGCAGGCGTCGCTGGCGAAGCGCGGCGCATGGCGCAGGCCTTTGTTGCCATGGGCATCAAGCCGGCTGACCGGATCGCTACTTTTGCCATGAACCACCATCGCCATCTGGCTGCATGGTATGGCGCGATCGGGTGCGGCGGCGTCATCCACACGGTCAATGTCCGCCTGTTCGACGAAGACCTGATCTACATCATGAACCATGCCGAAGACCGGGTGCTGATGTATGATGCCATGTTCCAGCCGATCATCGACCGTCTGAAACCGCATCTGAAGACGGTTGAACATTATATCGTTTTTGACAGCCCTGAATATGAGGCGTTGATTGCCGCGCAGGACGGCAATTTCGACTGGGTGTGGGGCGATGAGCGCGATCCGTGCATGCTCTGTTATACCAGCGGCACGACGGGCAATCCCAAGGGTGTGCTTTACCAGCATCGTTCGACGATGCTGCACGCAATGGCAGAGGTTGCGCCGACCATCTTCAGCCTGGCTATGACATCGGCCTTGCTTCCGATCGTGCCGATGTTCCATGCGGCAAGTTGGGGTCTGCCTTTTGCAGGGGCACTGGCCGGTGTGAAGTTCGTCTTTTCGACTACCAATGAAGCCGCCGTGCTGCACCAACTCATGCTCGAAGAAGGCATCACCCACAGTGCGGGCGTGCCGACCGTCTGGCTGGCGATGTTCCAGCATCTGGATGCAGAACAGGCGGCAGGACGTCGTTCCGATTTGGGCAAGCTGCAATTGGTCACCATTGGTGGCACAGCTGCGCCGCGTATGATGATCGAGCGGCTGATGAAGCAAGGTGTGCGCGTTTCCCATGCCTGGGGCATGACGGAAACCTCGCCCATCGGAACCATGGGTGCGCCCATTCCGGGCTGGGACGAGATGAACCTCGATCAGCAGATCGACGTTGTTTCCAAGCAAGGCAAGATTCCCTTTGGCGTCGAATTGCGCGTGATCGACAAGGACGGCAATGTCGCCCCGCGCGATGGCAAGACCGAGGGCGCGTTGCAGATTCGTGGGCCTTGGGTGATCAAGCGCTATTTCAAGGCAGAGGCGGATGCGACCGATGCCGACCAATGGTTTGATACCGGCGATGTCTCGGTGATCCACCCGGATGGCACGATGCAGATCACCGACCGCGTCAAGGATGTGATTAAATCGGGCGGCGAATGGATCAGCTCGGTTGAGCTGGAAAATGCCGCAGTGGGTTGCCCCGGTGTGGCACAGGCGGCTGCTATTGGCGTCTATCACCCGAAATGGGACGAGCGGCCGATCATCGTTGCCGTGAAAAAGCCCGGATCGGATTCACTGACCGAAGGTGATGTGATCGACTATTTGAAAGAACGGATTGCCAAATGGTGGCTGCCTGACGAGGTGCATTTCGTCGACAGCATGCCGATCACCGGGACAGGCAAGATCCAGAAGGCTGAATTGCGCAAGCTGTATAAGGATTATAAGCTGCGGAGCCTTGGCTGA
- a CDS encoding DUF1330 domain-containing protein: MAAEAHVDPTRAAFDAFKALPRDVPINMLNLIRYRDLAAYPDGHDHAGKGWSGERAYQEYGKTSGPIFTRVGGHVVWRGAFQTVLTGPADEHWDAAFIAFYPNAGAFLEMVTDPDYRLAVVNRQAAVQTSRLIRFAPLEGDPDSFA; the protein is encoded by the coding sequence ATGGCGGCCGAGGCTCATGTCGATCCAACGCGCGCGGCGTTCGATGCCTTCAAGGCGTTGCCGCGTGACGTGCCGATCAACATGCTGAACCTCATCCGCTATCGCGATCTTGCCGCCTATCCTGACGGCCATGACCATGCGGGGAAGGGCTGGAGCGGCGAACGCGCTTATCAGGAATATGGCAAGACAAGCGGGCCGATTTTTACCCGGGTGGGCGGTCATGTGGTCTGGCGCGGCGCGTTCCAGACCGTGTTGACGGGGCCGGCTGACGAACATTGGGATGCGGCCTTCATTGCCTTTTATCCGAATGCGGGTGCTTTCCTGGAAATGGTGACCGACCCGGATTACCGCCTTGCAGTCGTCAACCGTCAGGCGGCGGTGCAGACAAGCCGTCTCATCCGCTTTGCCCCGCTGGAAGGCGATCCAGACAGTTTTGCCTGA